A DNA window from Staphylococcus warneri contains the following coding sequences:
- a CDS encoding N-acetylmuramoyl-L-alanine amidase → MNKVNTWLTKHGLMNRLTLIVVICFVLFLILLFMFLNYNDEDNGTITITENAELRTGPNAAYPVIYKIEKGDTFEKIDKSGKWIEVKNKAGDEKGWVAGWHTNLNIHAENSKKSAPLKGKAIVLDPGHGGRDQGASSNTSSKSLEKVYTLKTAKELKTLLEKEGAHVKMTRSNDTYVSLDDRNIKGDAFISIHNDSLDSPNANGVTVYWLQDNQEALAQTLSSSIQKKSLLTNKEARQQNYQVLRQTNIPAVLLELGYISNPTDEGMVRDQLHRQVVEEAIVDGLKQYFSS, encoded by the coding sequence ATGAATAAAGTAAATACATGGTTAACCAAACATGGTCTTATGAATCGACTTACATTGATCGTAGTTATTTGTTTCGTACTATTTCTCATATTATTATTTATGTTTTTAAATTATAATGATGAAGATAATGGTACAATCACGATAACAGAAAACGCAGAGTTGAGAACTGGACCTAATGCAGCTTATCCTGTTATTTATAAGATTGAAAAGGGAGATACTTTCGAGAAGATTGATAAATCTGGTAAGTGGATCGAAGTAAAGAATAAAGCTGGAGATGAAAAAGGTTGGGTTGCTGGTTGGCACACAAACTTAAATATCCATGCTGAGAATTCTAAGAAATCCGCTCCTTTAAAAGGTAAAGCAATTGTACTTGATCCTGGTCACGGTGGACGTGATCAGGGTGCTTCAAGTAATACGTCCTCAAAGAGTTTAGAAAAAGTATATACATTAAAAACTGCTAAAGAGTTAAAGACTTTACTTGAAAAAGAAGGTGCTCATGTTAAAATGACGCGTTCTAATGATACATATGTGTCTTTGGATGATAGGAATATCAAAGGAGACGCTTTTATAAGCATACATAATGACTCACTAGATTCCCCAAATGCGAATGGTGTAACTGTGTATTGGTTACAAGATAATCAAGAAGCATTAGCACAAACGCTTAGCAGTAGCATCCAAAAGAAATCCCTCCTAACAAATAAAGAAGCCAGACAACAAAATTATCAAGTCTTGAGACAAACGAATATACCAGCAGTATTATTAGAACTTGGTTATATTAGTAATCCAACAGATGAAGGAATGGTACGAGACCAACTACATAGACAAGTTGTGGAGGAAGCTATCGTTGATGGCTTAAAACAATATTTCTCATCATAG
- a CDS encoding ThiF family adenylyltransferase: MKHQFSRNELAIGQEGLDLLKNKTVAVLGVGGVGSFAAEALARTNIGHIILIDKDDVDITNVNRQIHALTSTIGQSKVTLMEERIKQINPDCKVTPLHMFYTEETYEEIFNNYDIDYFIDASDTIIYKVHLMKECLERGIDMISSMGAANKIDPTRFQIADISKTHTDPMAKVIRNRLKRVGIRKGVKVVFSDESPIVIREDVKETVGDKNAINRKGQMPPSSNAYVPSVVGLICSSYVINDILKDIPIRRIKDKGQ, encoded by the coding sequence ATGAAACATCAATTTTCTAGAAATGAGTTAGCAATCGGACAAGAGGGACTTGATTTATTAAAAAATAAAACTGTAGCTGTGTTAGGTGTCGGTGGCGTTGGATCTTTTGCTGCTGAAGCATTAGCTAGAACGAATATAGGTCATATCATTTTAATAGATAAAGACGATGTTGATATTACAAATGTTAACCGTCAAATCCATGCCTTAACTTCTACTATCGGACAAAGTAAAGTGACGTTAATGGAAGAAAGAATAAAACAAATTAATCCAGACTGTAAAGTAACGCCATTACATATGTTTTATACTGAAGAGACATACGAAGAGATATTTAATAACTATGATATTGATTATTTTATCGATGCGAGTGATACCATTATTTATAAAGTACATTTAATGAAAGAATGCTTAGAACGTGGTATCGATATGATTTCCAGTATGGGGGCAGCTAATAAAATAGATCCTACTCGATTCCAAATTGCTGATATCTCAAAAACGCATACTGATCCAATGGCTAAGGTCATTCGTAATAGATTAAAACGTGTAGGTATTCGAAAAGGGGTTAAAGTTGTATTTTCAGATGAAAGTCCAATTGTAATTAGAGAAGATGTAAAAGAAACAGTAGGCGACAAAAATGCTATTAATAGAAAAGGACAAATGCCACCATCTTCCAATGCATATGTACCAAGTGTAGTTGGATTAATTTGTTCAAGTTATGTCATCAATGATATTCTAAAAGACATTCCGATTCGTCGTATTAAAGATAAAGGCCAATAA
- a CDS encoding replication-associated recombination protein A, whose translation MNTEPLASRMRPINIDEIISQQHLVGPKGIIRRMVETKRLSSMIFYGPPGIGKTSIAKAIAGSTQYKFRQLNAVTNTKKDMQMVVDEAKMSGQVILLLDEIHRLDKAKQDFLLPHLENGKIVLIGATTSNPYHAINPAIRSRAQIFELFPLDNDDIRLALNRALEDEDRGLNAYSPKVDDDAMTYFSTQSQGDVRSALNALELAVLSASEEDGQRHITLQDAKDCLQKGAFVSDKDGDMHYDVMSAFQKSIRGSDVNAALHYLARLIEAGDLPTIVRRLLVISYEDVGLASPNAGQRTLAAIQSAERLGFPEARIPLSQAVIELCLSPKSNSGISAIDKALSDIRQGKVGQIPDYLKDGHYAGAKELGRAIGYKYPHNYDNGHVVQQYLPDILKNRIYYEPKTTSKSEQQFKTIYENLLNKSK comes from the coding sequence GTGAATACTGAACCTTTAGCGTCTAGGATGAGACCAATAAATATAGATGAAATCATTTCACAACAACATTTGGTTGGTCCAAAAGGTATTATTAGAAGAATGGTAGAAACTAAAAGACTTTCTTCTATGATATTTTATGGGCCACCTGGTATAGGTAAAACAAGTATTGCTAAAGCCATTGCAGGTAGTACTCAATATAAATTTAGACAACTCAATGCTGTAACGAATACAAAAAAAGATATGCAAATGGTAGTCGATGAAGCAAAAATGTCTGGACAAGTGATTTTGTTATTAGATGAAATTCACCGATTAGATAAAGCGAAACAAGACTTTTTATTGCCCCATTTAGAAAATGGAAAAATTGTCTTAATTGGTGCAACAACTTCTAATCCTTATCATGCAATTAACCCAGCTATTCGGTCAAGAGCTCAAATTTTTGAATTGTTTCCTTTGGATAATGACGATATTAGATTAGCACTTAATCGTGCTTTAGAAGACGAAGATCGAGGTCTTAATGCATATTCACCTAAAGTTGATGATGATGCTATGACTTATTTCTCAACTCAGAGTCAAGGTGATGTTAGAAGTGCTTTAAATGCTTTAGAACTTGCAGTTTTAAGTGCATCTGAAGAAGATGGGCAACGTCACATTACATTGCAAGATGCTAAAGATTGCTTGCAAAAAGGGGCATTCGTTAGTGATAAAGATGGAGATATGCATTATGATGTCATGAGTGCTTTTCAAAAGTCTATTCGAGGCAGTGATGTCAATGCAGCACTGCATTATCTAGCCAGATTGATAGAAGCTGGTGATTTACCAACAATAGTCAGACGATTACTCGTAATTAGTTATGAGGATGTAGGTTTAGCTTCACCAAATGCAGGACAACGTACTTTAGCTGCAATTCAATCTGCTGAAAGATTAGGTTTTCCTGAAGCACGAATTCCATTAAGCCAAGCAGTTATTGAATTATGCTTATCACCTAAATCGAATTCAGGCATTTCAGCTATTGATAAAGCATTAAGTGACATAAGACAAGGCAAAGTAGGACAAATACCGGACTATTTAAAAGATGGCCACTATGCTGGTGCTAAAGAATTAGGCCGTGCTATTGGTTATAAATATCCACACAATTATGACAATGGTCATGTAGTTCAACAATATTTACCTGATATACTTAAAAATCGAATATATTATGAACCTAAAACGACATCTAAAAGTGAACAACAATTTAAAACCATTTATGAGAATCTATTGAATAAGTCTAAATAA
- a CDS encoding IreB family regulatory phosphoprotein produces MENFDKTMKFKYEDIPEEDVKSVLENVHRTLEERGYNAVNQIVGYLLSGDPAYIPRQNEARNQIRHIDRDVIMEELVSNYLSESKE; encoded by the coding sequence ATGGAAAACTTTGATAAAACAATGAAATTCAAATATGAAGATATTCCAGAAGAAGATGTCAAATCAGTATTAGAAAATGTCCACCGAACTTTAGAAGAAAGAGGCTATAATGCCGTCAATCAAATCGTAGGATATCTACTATCAGGCGATCCGGCCTATATTCCACGTCAAAATGAAGCTAGAAATCAAATACGTCACATTGACAGAGATGTGATTATGGAAGAACTTGTTTCAAATTATTTATCTGAGTCTAAAGAATAA
- the ruvX gene encoding Holliday junction resolvase RuvX — protein MLKHKILGLDVGSKTVGIAISDLMGWTAQGLDTLRIDENNNELGIDQLVDIIKKHGVGTVVIGLPKNMNNSIGFRGEASLQYKEKLQEALPSIEIIMWDERLSTMAAEKSLLEADVSRQKRKKVIDKMAAVFILQGYLDSIS, from the coding sequence ATGTTAAAACATAAAATACTCGGATTAGACGTAGGTAGCAAAACTGTAGGTATAGCGATTAGTGATTTAATGGGTTGGACTGCTCAAGGTTTAGACACACTCCGTATCGATGAAAATAATAATGAATTAGGTATCGATCAACTCGTAGACATCATTAAGAAACATGGCGTTGGTACAGTAGTTATCGGATTACCTAAAAACATGAACAATTCTATTGGATTTCGTGGAGAAGCTTCGTTACAATACAAAGAGAAACTACAAGAAGCGTTACCATCTATAGAAATTATTATGTGGGACGAGCGATTAAGTACAATGGCTGCTGAAAAGTCATTACTTGAAGCAGATGTTTCAAGGCAAAAAAGAAAAAAAGTAATAGATAAAATGGCCGCAGTATTTATATTACAAGGCTATTTAGATTCTATTTCATAA
- the mnmA gene encoding tRNA 2-thiouridine(34) synthase MnmA, which yields MTNQDTRVVVGMSGGVDSSVTAHLLKEQGYDVIGIFMKNWDDTDENGVCTATEDYNDVIAVCNQIGIPYYAVNFEQEYWDKVFTYFLDEYKKGRTPNPDVMCNKEIKFKAFLEHALKLGADYVATGHYARIRRHEDGHVEMLRGIDNNKDQTYFLNQLSQQQLSKVMFPIGDIDKKRVRQIAEEQDLATAKKKDSTGICFIGERNFKTFLSQYLPAQSGDMVTLDGKKMGVHSGLMYYTIGQRHGLGIGGDGDPWFVVGKNLEDNVLYVEQGFHHDALYSDYLIASDVSFVNEQDVDLEKGFYCTAKFRYRQKDTKVFVQRENNEAIRVTFDEPVRAITPGQAVVFYNDEVCLGGATIDDVYKNSGQLSYVV from the coding sequence GTGACAAATCAAGATACGCGTGTAGTCGTAGGTATGTCAGGTGGTGTCGATAGTTCAGTAACAGCCCATCTATTAAAAGAGCAAGGCTATGATGTGATTGGCATTTTTATGAAAAATTGGGATGATACTGATGAAAACGGCGTTTGTACAGCTACAGAAGATTATAATGATGTTATAGCTGTTTGTAACCAAATTGGTATTCCATATTACGCAGTTAACTTCGAACAAGAATATTGGGATAAGGTATTTACTTACTTTCTAGACGAATATAAAAAAGGTCGTACACCAAATCCAGACGTCATGTGTAATAAAGAAATTAAATTTAAAGCATTTTTAGAACATGCTTTAAAATTAGGTGCTGATTACGTAGCAACAGGACATTATGCACGTATCAGAAGACATGAAGACGGTCATGTTGAAATGTTGAGAGGCATTGATAACAATAAAGACCAAACGTATTTTTTAAATCAACTTTCACAACAGCAACTTTCTAAAGTCATGTTCCCAATTGGTGATATTGACAAAAAACGTGTTCGTCAAATTGCTGAAGAACAGGATCTAGCTACAGCTAAGAAAAAAGATTCAACAGGTATTTGCTTTATTGGAGAAAGAAACTTTAAGACGTTTTTATCACAATATCTCCCAGCACAATCAGGTGATATGGTCACACTTGATGGTAAAAAAATGGGTGTGCATAGTGGCTTAATGTATTACACAATCGGCCAAAGACATGGTTTAGGTATTGGTGGAGATGGAGATCCATGGTTTGTAGTAGGTAAAAATTTAGAAGATAATGTGTTATATGTTGAACAAGGATTCCATCATGACGCATTATATAGTGACTATTTAATTGCCTCAGATGTATCATTTGTAAATGAACAAGATGTTGATTTAGAGAAAGGCTTTTATTGTACTGCTAAATTTAGATATCGCCAAAAAGATACTAAAGTTTTTGTTCAAAGAGAGAATAATGAAGCAATCAGAGTCACATTTGATGAACCAGTTAGAGCGATTACACCTGGTCAAGCAGTTGTGTTTTATAATGATGAGGTATGTCTTGGAGGCGCAACTATTGATGACGTTTATAAAAATTCTGGTCAATTAAGCTATGTAGTATAA
- a CDS encoding SAS049 family protein — MGFMDKAKDAAEKFKNSDNEQVNKAKDTINEYTDTGKGDKDKKEDKDDK; from the coding sequence ATGGGATTCATGGATAAAGCAAAAGACGCAGCAGAAAAATTCAAAAACAGTGATAATGAGCAAGTAAACAAAGCTAAAGATACAATTAACGAGTATACTGATACTGGTAAAGGCGACAAAGATAAAAAAGAAGATAAAGACGATAAATAA
- the hisS gene encoding histidine--tRNA ligase: MIKIPRGTQDILPEDSIKWRYIENKLDQLMEIYNYQEIRTPIFESTELFARGVGDSTDVVQKEMYTFKDKGDRSLTLRPEGTASVVRSYIEHKMQGNPNQPVKLYYNGPMFRYERKQKGRYRQFNQFGVEAIGSENPSIDAEILAMVMHIYQSFGLKHLKLVINSIGDSDSRKEYNKALVKHFEPVIDNFCQDCQSRLHTNPMRILDCKVDRDKEAVKNAPRITDFLNEDSKAYYEQVKQHLDDLEIPYVEDPNLVRGLDYYTHTAFELMMDNPNYDGAITTLCGGGRYNGLLELLDGPSQTGIGFALSIERLLLALEEEGIELDIKNDFDLFIVTMGEKADRYAVKLLNELRKNGVKADKDYLNRKIKGQMKQADRLNANYTIVIGDQELENNQIDIKNMETGESESIQLDQIVDYFHK, encoded by the coding sequence ATGATAAAAATTCCAAGAGGAACGCAAGATATATTACCAGAAGATTCAATCAAGTGGCGTTACATTGAAAATAAATTAGATCAATTAATGGAAATTTACAATTATCAAGAAATACGAACACCTATCTTTGAGAGTACTGAACTTTTTGCTAGAGGTGTTGGTGATTCTACAGATGTAGTTCAAAAGGAAATGTATACATTTAAGGATAAAGGCGATCGTAGTCTGACATTAAGACCAGAGGGTACTGCTAGTGTAGTTCGATCTTATATCGAACATAAAATGCAGGGAAATCCAAATCAACCAGTAAAGTTATATTATAATGGGCCAATGTTTAGATATGAACGTAAACAAAAAGGTAGATATCGTCAATTTAATCAATTTGGTGTTGAAGCTATTGGTTCTGAAAACCCAAGCATTGATGCTGAAATATTAGCGATGGTAATGCATATCTATCAATCATTTGGGCTAAAACACTTAAAATTAGTGATTAATAGTATTGGAGATAGTGATTCTCGTAAAGAATACAATAAAGCATTGGTTAAACACTTTGAACCAGTGATTGATAATTTCTGCCAAGATTGTCAGTCTAGACTACACACTAATCCGATGAGAATTTTAGATTGTAAAGTCGATAGAGACAAAGAAGCTGTCAAAAATGCACCACGTATTACGGACTTCTTAAACGAAGATTCTAAAGCATACTACGAACAAGTAAAACAACATTTAGATGATTTAGAAATTCCATATGTAGAAGATCCTAATCTTGTTCGTGGATTAGATTATTACACACATACTGCATTTGAATTAATGATGGATAATCCAAATTACGATGGTGCAATAACAACCTTGTGTGGTGGTGGTCGTTATAATGGTCTACTTGAACTGTTAGATGGACCTAGCCAAACAGGTATCGGTTTTGCATTAAGTATCGAAAGATTATTGTTAGCTTTAGAAGAAGAAGGTATTGAATTAGATATTAAAAATGACTTTGACCTATTTATCGTTACTATGGGAGAAAAAGCGGATCGTTATGCAGTTAAATTACTTAACGAATTACGTAAAAATGGCGTAAAAGCTGATAAAGATTATCTTAATAGAAAAATTAAAGGTCAAATGAAACAAGCAGATCGTCTAAATGCAAACTATACAATCGTAATTGGTGATCAAGAATTAGAAAACAATCAAATTGATATTAAAAATATGGAAACTGGTGAATCTGAATCAATTCAATTAGATCAAATAGTTGATTATTTTCACAAATAG
- a CDS encoding tetratricopeptide repeat protein has translation MIDQKTIYQFIKEGQLEEALKALFDNIEEDPTVTENYINAGIVLADAGEIEKSERFFQKAITIDPENGAIYYNLGNVYYNQDRFKEAIKLYQQAMKYNIEPVDCNYMIGMSFNQLNAHKEALPFLMTAAEKDHQQDTEVQFQYGLVLCQLEMFDQAIKQLKKVLSIDSNHVDAIYNLGLATYMKNEDVDEAIEYFNQAIKIDSGHLLSQHALKTFTAIKEEE, from the coding sequence ATGATTGATCAAAAAACGATATATCAATTTATCAAAGAGGGTCAGTTAGAAGAAGCGTTAAAGGCTTTATTTGATAATATTGAAGAAGACCCAACAGTCACAGAAAATTATATTAATGCTGGAATAGTATTAGCAGATGCAGGCGAAATTGAAAAATCTGAACGCTTTTTCCAAAAAGCGATAACAATTGACCCTGAAAATGGCGCCATTTATTATAATTTAGGAAATGTCTATTATAATCAAGATCGATTTAAAGAAGCGATTAAATTATATCAACAAGCCATGAAGTACAATATAGAACCAGTTGATTGCAATTACATGATAGGAATGTCTTTTAACCAATTAAATGCGCATAAAGAAGCATTACCATTTTTAATGACTGCAGCAGAAAAAGATCACCAACAAGATACAGAAGTACAGTTTCAATATGGGTTGGTATTATGTCAATTAGAAATGTTTGATCAAGCTATTAAACAATTAAAAAAAGTACTATCAATCGATTCAAATCATGTTGACGCAATATATAACTTAGGACTTGCTACATATATGAAAAATGAGGACGTAGATGAAGCAATCGAATATTTCAACCAAGCGATTAAGATTGATTCTGGTCACTTATTGAGTCAACACGCATTAAAAACGTTTACAGCAATTAAAGAAGAGGAGTAA
- a CDS encoding LLM class flavin-dependent oxidoreductase, giving the protein MNKLKVSALNLVPIREGQDDSDALNDMIDLAQHLEQVGYERYWIAEHHNAPNLVSSATALLVQHTLEHTKTIKVGSGGIMLPNHAPLIVAEQFGTMATLFPNRVDLGLGRAPGTDMMTASALRRDQHNGVYQFPDEVDQLQQYFGPANQQSYVRAYPAVNKQVPLYILGSSTDSAHVAARRGLPYVFAGHFAPQQMKEAIQIYKELFEPSEVLSEPYVIIGLNVIVADTDEEAEYLASSMAQVMVSITRGKMQPVQPPTDKLDQVLTPRELEMAKQRINSSMIGSESTVKQKIKDFIDYYGDIDEIMGVSYIFDQQKQHESYQKFKHIIDTL; this is encoded by the coding sequence ATGAATAAACTTAAAGTATCAGCATTAAATTTAGTACCTATTAGAGAAGGACAAGATGATAGCGACGCTTTAAATGACATGATTGATTTAGCACAACATTTAGAACAAGTAGGTTATGAAAGATATTGGATTGCCGAGCACCATAATGCACCTAATTTAGTAAGTTCTGCGACTGCATTATTAGTTCAACATACTCTAGAACATACAAAAACGATTAAAGTTGGTTCTGGTGGAATAATGTTGCCAAATCACGCACCTCTTATAGTAGCAGAACAATTTGGTACAATGGCTACTTTATTTCCTAATCGAGTAGATTTAGGTTTAGGAAGAGCACCAGGTACAGATATGATGACTGCAAGTGCATTGCGTAGAGACCAACATAATGGTGTTTATCAATTTCCAGATGAAGTAGATCAATTACAACAATATTTTGGACCTGCAAATCAACAAAGTTATGTACGTGCCTATCCAGCTGTGAATAAACAAGTTCCGTTATATATATTAGGTTCTTCAACTGATTCGGCACATGTGGCTGCTAGAAGAGGTTTACCATATGTTTTTGCTGGACATTTTGCACCACAACAAATGAAAGAAGCCATACAAATATATAAAGAGTTATTTGAACCTTCAGAGGTATTAAGTGAACCTTATGTTATTATAGGCTTAAATGTTATCGTTGCAGACACTGATGAAGAAGCAGAATATTTAGCTAGTTCAATGGCTCAAGTAATGGTAAGTATTACAAGAGGCAAAATGCAACCAGTACAACCACCAACAGATAAATTAGATCAAGTGTTAACGCCTAGGGAATTGGAGATGGCGAAGCAACGAATCAACTCATCAATGATTGGTTCTGAAAGTACAGTTAAACAAAAAATTAAAGATTTTATTGATTATTATGGAGATATCGATGAAATCATGGGTGTAAGCTATATTTTTGATCAACAAAAGCAACATGAGTCATATCAAAAATTCAAACATATTATCGATACACTATAA
- a CDS encoding DUF1292 domain-containing protein, translating to MTEHNHDTELNINNEEELLTLYDEEGNEVLYRKMLEFYHPEFKKEYVVLAEEGAQTDEDDMIELVPMINEPDESGDGGKLVPIETDEEWDMIEEVVNTEIDE from the coding sequence ATGACTGAACATAATCACGATACAGAATTAAATATTAATAATGAAGAGGAACTTTTAACATTATATGATGAAGAAGGAAATGAAGTACTTTATCGTAAAATGTTAGAATTCTATCACCCTGAATTTAAAAAAGAATATGTTGTGTTAGCCGAAGAAGGTGCACAAACAGATGAAGATGATATGATTGAACTAGTACCAATGATTAATGAACCTGATGAATCAGGTGATGGTGGTAAATTAGTTCCAATCGAAACAGACGAAGAATGGGACATGATTGAAGAAGTAGTTAATACTGAAATTGATGAATAA
- a CDS encoding cysteine desulfurase family protein: MEVYADYAATTPVKSEVVEVMMDIYQSHYGNPSSIHSIGRDARKYLDESRRTVAKCLGAKPSEVIFTSGATESNNTAIKGLVKANEHIGNHLITTKIEHHSVLHVFEQLEREGYDVTYLDVDDTGAIDLDQLEEVITDKTILVSIMFVNNEVGTVQQMYDIEDIVTSTNALFHVDAVQAIGHLDIDFDDFKFDTMSVTGHKFGGPKGVGALLVRENTPIQFTQLGGEQETKRRAGTENLAQIVGFAKAIELAQQHRDENNIHLMNLKELFLVSLQERAIPFELNGSMVDTTGHIINLYFPFIDVETMLTLLDLSQIYVSSGSACTAGSTTPSHVLAAMYEDEERAKHSVRFSFNEMTTEQEVKYIVAEIHKIYHKFKEE, translated from the coding sequence ATGGAAGTTTATGCAGATTATGCTGCAACAACACCAGTTAAATCTGAAGTTGTAGAGGTGATGATGGATATATACCAATCACATTATGGTAACCCATCTTCAATACATTCAATTGGAAGAGACGCACGTAAATATTTAGATGAATCTCGTAGAACTGTGGCTAAATGTTTAGGAGCTAAACCATCAGAAGTCATCTTTACTAGTGGTGCTACTGAATCTAACAATACAGCGATAAAAGGTTTAGTTAAAGCTAATGAACATATTGGAAATCATTTAATCACTACTAAAATAGAACATCATTCTGTATTGCATGTGTTTGAGCAATTAGAACGTGAAGGTTATGATGTAACATACCTAGATGTAGATGATACGGGTGCTATTGATTTAGATCAATTAGAAGAAGTTATTACAGATAAAACGATTCTTGTTTCTATCATGTTTGTGAACAATGAGGTCGGAACGGTTCAACAAATGTATGATATTGAAGATATTGTTACCTCAACGAATGCATTATTCCATGTTGATGCAGTGCAAGCCATTGGTCATTTAGATATAGATTTTGATGATTTTAAATTTGACACAATGAGCGTCACTGGTCATAAATTTGGCGGTCCTAAGGGCGTTGGTGCCTTACTGGTAAGAGAAAATACACCAATCCAATTTACTCAACTTGGTGGTGAACAAGAAACAAAACGTCGTGCAGGAACAGAAAACTTAGCCCAGATTGTTGGCTTTGCTAAGGCGATTGAATTAGCTCAACAACATAGGGATGAAAATAATATACATTTAATGAATTTAAAAGAATTATTTTTAGTGAGTTTGCAAGAACGTGCTATTCCATTTGAGCTTAATGGTTCAATGGTCGATACAACAGGTCATATCATTAATTTATATTTTCCATTTATTGATGTGGAAACAATGTTAACACTGCTCGATTTAAGTCAAATCTATGTATCTTCTGGTTCTGCTTGTACAGCGGGATCAACGACACCTTCACATGTGTTAGCAGCTATGTATGAAGATGAAGAAAGAGCTAAACATTCAGTGAGATTTAGTTTTAATGAAATGACTACAGAACAAGAAGTTAAATATATAGTTGCAGAAATTCATAAAATATATCATAAATTTAAGGAGGAATAG
- the dtd gene encoding D-aminoacyl-tRNA deacylase encodes MRVVVQRVSEASVSNNNIHNAIQKGYCLLVGVGKNSTEADVQAVAKKIANARLFEDENDKLNYNIQQIEGEILSISQFTLYADVKKGNRPGFSDSMPPEAADELYESFNEALRSYGLNVKTGEFGTHMNVDIHNDGPVTIIYESQDGKMI; translated from the coding sequence ATGAGAGTAGTTGTACAAAGAGTTTCAGAAGCTTCTGTTTCAAATAACAACATTCACAATGCTATTCAAAAAGGCTATTGTTTACTAGTAGGTGTCGGTAAAAATTCTACAGAAGCTGATGTACAAGCAGTAGCTAAAAAAATCGCGAATGCAAGATTATTTGAAGACGAAAATGACAAATTGAACTATAATATTCAACAAATTGAAGGAGAAATATTATCAATTTCTCAATTTACATTGTACGCCGATGTAAAAAAAGGTAATCGCCCTGGTTTTTCTGATTCAATGCCACCTGAGGCAGCAGATGAATTATATGAATCGTTTAACGAAGCACTTCGATCATATGGTTTGAATGTTAAAACAGGTGAATTTGGTACACATATGAATGTAGACATTCATAATGATGGTCCTGTAACAATCATTTATGAGAGTCAGGATGGCAAAATGATATGA
- the cymR gene encoding cysteine metabolism transcriptional regulator CymR: protein MKISTKGRYGLTLMISLAKREGQGCVSLKTIAEENNLSDLYLEQLVGPLRNAGLIRSVRGAKGGYQLRLPAEEITAGDIIRLLEGPITFVESIESEPPAQKQLWLRMRDAVRDVLDNTTLQYLAEYKETDQNLDGYMFYI, encoded by the coding sequence ATGAAAATATCAACAAAAGGGAGATATGGCTTAACTTTAATGATTTCTCTTGCTAAAAGAGAAGGCCAGGGTTGCGTATCATTAAAAACAATAGCTGAAGAAAATAATTTAAGTGATTTATATTTAGAACAACTTGTTGGACCCTTAAGAAATGCTGGATTAATTCGAAGCGTTCGAGGCGCAAAAGGTGGGTACCAATTAAGATTACCTGCTGAAGAAATTACAGCTGGTGATATTATCAGATTATTAGAAGGACCCATTACCTTCGTAGAAAGTATCGAGTCAGAACCACCTGCTCAAAAACAATTATGGTTAAGAATGAGAGATGCAGTCAGAGACGTACTCGACAACACAACACTACAATACCTAGCAGAATACAAAGAAACAGACCAAAACCTAGACGGATACATGTTTTATATATAG